A DNA window from Xanthomonas campestris pv. campestris str. ATCC 33913 contains the following coding sequences:
- a CDS encoding xanthine dehydrogenase family protein molybdopterin-binding subunit produces MNARPDELIAPVADPGTGHRPTGTGMPRIDGRAKVTGQARYAAEWPVPDLAYGVVVNSSIAKGRIVAFDLEAARAVPGVLEIVTHENRPHMRGMDLFYKDMTAPAGSPFRPLYDNAILYSGQPIALVVAETFEAARHAAHLVQVEYASEPHDTNLMANLGRMHKPKPLKAGFSPPPKDKGEPDTAFVNAAHQIQADYYSAVEHHNPMELFASTVIRDAQGHFTIYDKTQGSQNSRWYVSHVFGLSKQKVTVRNPYVGGAFGSGLRPQYQLALAVMASILLDRSVRVVLTRQQMFTFGHRPETVQRLKLGADRDGTLRAIWHEAIAETSRIEDYVEVVVNWSGQLYACDNVHLGYNLVSLDQYTPIDMRAPGAAHGVHALEVAMDELSYEIGMDPLALRLKNYAEVNPADDKPYSSKALRECYQQGAERFGWAQRPLQPRARKEGREWVGWGMATGQWDAMQMFARAHAVLHADGRLVVSSAASDIGTGTYTVMAMIAAEALGLPMEQVTFQLGDSTLPVAPIEGGSSHVTTVGSAVDGACGKLRARLLRLAQALPNSRFTKAKLDEVVFADGTLALRADAGTTIALPELLRAAQLEQIEDKFLLLPNVFKQRNYTRATHGAVFVEVRVDEELGTVRVTRVVSAIAAGRILNPITARSQIVGGVVWGIGQALHEHTQSDHRFGRFMNHDFAMYHVSANADIHDIDVTFADEDDRIVSSLGAKGVGEIGLIGVSAAICNAIFHATGKRIRSTPMTPDKVMAD; encoded by the coding sequence ATGAACGCACGCCCCGACGAGCTCATTGCACCGGTCGCCGACCCCGGCACCGGGCACCGCCCCACCGGCACCGGCATGCCGCGCATCGATGGGCGCGCCAAGGTCACCGGCCAGGCGCGCTACGCCGCCGAATGGCCGGTGCCCGACCTGGCGTATGGGGTGGTGGTCAACAGCAGCATTGCCAAGGGCCGCATCGTCGCCTTCGACCTGGAGGCCGCACGCGCGGTGCCCGGCGTGCTGGAGATCGTGACCCACGAAAACCGCCCGCACATGCGCGGCATGGACCTGTTCTACAAGGACATGACCGCACCGGCCGGCTCGCCGTTCCGGCCGCTGTACGACAACGCCATTCTGTATAGCGGCCAGCCGATCGCGCTGGTGGTGGCGGAAACCTTCGAGGCTGCGCGCCATGCCGCGCATCTGGTCCAGGTGGAATACGCCAGCGAGCCGCACGACACCAACCTGATGGCCAACCTGGGCCGCATGCACAAGCCCAAGCCGCTCAAGGCCGGCTTTTCGCCGCCGCCCAAGGACAAGGGCGAGCCGGACACGGCCTTCGTCAATGCCGCGCACCAGATCCAGGCCGACTATTACAGCGCGGTGGAACACCACAACCCGATGGAGTTGTTCGCCTCCACGGTGATCCGCGATGCGCAAGGACACTTCACCATCTACGACAAGACCCAGGGCTCGCAGAACAGCCGCTGGTATGTCTCGCACGTGTTCGGGCTGAGCAAGCAGAAGGTCACCGTGCGCAACCCGTACGTGGGCGGTGCGTTCGGTTCCGGCCTGCGCCCGCAATACCAGTTGGCGCTGGCGGTGATGGCCTCGATCCTGCTGGATCGCTCGGTGCGTGTGGTGCTGACGCGGCAACAGATGTTCACCTTCGGCCACCGCCCGGAAACGGTGCAACGGCTCAAGCTCGGTGCCGATCGCGACGGCACGCTGCGCGCGATCTGGCATGAAGCCATCGCCGAAACGTCGCGCATCGAGGATTACGTGGAGGTGGTGGTTAACTGGAGCGGCCAGCTGTACGCCTGCGACAACGTGCACCTGGGCTACAACCTGGTGAGCCTGGATCAGTACACCCCCATCGATATGCGCGCGCCCGGCGCTGCGCACGGCGTGCATGCGCTGGAAGTGGCGATGGACGAGCTGTCCTACGAGATCGGCATGGATCCGCTTGCCTTGCGCTTGAAGAATTATGCCGAGGTCAATCCCGCCGACGACAAGCCCTATTCCAGCAAGGCGTTGCGCGAGTGTTACCAGCAAGGCGCAGAGCGCTTCGGCTGGGCACAGCGGCCGCTGCAGCCGCGCGCGCGCAAGGAGGGGCGCGAATGGGTTGGCTGGGGCATGGCCACCGGGCAATGGGATGCGATGCAGATGTTTGCGCGTGCCCACGCGGTGCTGCATGCCGACGGGCGTCTGGTGGTGAGCAGCGCCGCCAGCGATATCGGCACCGGCACCTACACGGTGATGGCGATGATTGCCGCCGAAGCGCTGGGCCTGCCGATGGAGCAGGTCACCTTTCAGTTGGGCGATTCCACCTTGCCGGTCGCACCGATCGAAGGCGGCTCGTCGCATGTGACCACGGTAGGTTCGGCGGTGGATGGTGCATGCGGGAAACTGCGCGCACGGCTGCTGCGGCTGGCCCAGGCGTTACCGAATTCGCGCTTTACCAAGGCCAAGCTGGACGAGGTGGTCTTCGCCGATGGCACGCTGGCATTGCGCGCCGATGCCGGCACCACCATCGCCTTGCCCGAGCTGTTGCGTGCCGCTCAGCTGGAACAGATCGAAGACAAGTTCCTGCTGTTGCCCAATGTGTTCAAGCAGCGCAACTACACCCGTGCCACCCATGGCGCGGTGTTCGTGGAAGTGCGCGTTGACGAAGAGCTGGGCACGGTGCGGGTAACCCGCGTGGTCAGTGCGATTGCGGCCGGTCGCATCCTCAACCCGATCACTGCGCGCAGCCAGATTGTGGGCGGCGTGGTCTGGGGCATCGGCCAGGCGCTGCACGAGCACACCCAGTCCGATCACCGCTTCGGCCGCTTCATGAATCACGATTTTGCGATGTACCACGTCTCGGCCAATGCCGACATCCACGACATCGATGTGACCTTCGCCGACGAGGACGACCGCATCGTCAGCAGCCTGGGCGCAAAAGGCGTTGGCGAAATCGGCCTGATCGGTGTCTCGGCAGCGATCTGCAATGCGATCTTCCATGCCACCGGCAAGCGCATCCGCAGTACCCCGATGACGCCAGACAAGGTGATGGCGGACTGA
- a CDS encoding FAD binding domain-containing protein: protein MDSRDGAGMIPLSYARPESVDAAVGAIATRGTDPQPVPSEAPVRLIAGGTNLTDLMKLQLMRPSRLVDINRLPLGEITTNDAGGLRLGALARNADTAYHPEVEARYPLLSAAILAGASPQIRNMASNGGNLLQRTRCVYFYDRATPCNKRAPGTGCSAIGGLTKYHAILGASTHCIATHPSDMCVALDAVVHVQGPNGARDIAFADFHRLPGEHPELDSTLQPDELIVHIDLPDAQRLVAHSAYLKIRERLSYAFALASVAAALELADDGSIRAVRVALGGVAHKPWRLPEAEAHVVGMPATPHTFAQLADALLQGAQSQGENAFKIPLAHRTIVRALDVAREGTIDNRGRTSALEDSP, encoded by the coding sequence GTGGACTCCAGGGACGGTGCCGGCATGATTCCGCTCAGCTACGCACGCCCGGAGAGCGTGGACGCGGCAGTCGGCGCGATCGCCACGCGCGGCACTGATCCGCAGCCAGTCCCGTCCGAAGCGCCGGTACGCCTGATCGCCGGCGGCACCAACCTCACTGACTTGATGAAGCTGCAGCTGATGCGCCCAAGCCGGTTGGTGGACATCAACCGCCTGCCATTGGGCGAGATCACCACCAACGATGCGGGTGGTCTGCGTCTGGGTGCGCTCGCACGCAATGCCGACACCGCCTATCACCCCGAGGTTGAGGCACGCTACCCGTTGCTGAGCGCGGCGATTTTGGCCGGTGCCTCGCCACAGATCCGCAACATGGCCAGCAATGGCGGCAACCTGCTGCAGCGCACCCGCTGCGTGTATTTCTACGACCGCGCCACGCCGTGCAACAAGCGCGCGCCTGGCACCGGCTGTTCGGCGATTGGCGGCCTGACCAAATACCACGCCATCCTGGGCGCCAGTACGCACTGCATTGCCACACATCCTTCCGACATGTGCGTGGCGCTGGATGCGGTGGTGCACGTGCAAGGCCCCAATGGCGCGCGCGACATCGCCTTTGCCGATTTCCATCGCCTGCCTGGCGAGCATCCGGAGCTCGATAGCACGCTGCAGCCGGACGAGCTCATCGTGCATATCGATCTGCCGGATGCGCAGCGCCTCGTGGCGCATAGTGCCTACCTCAAGATTCGCGAGCGGCTGTCCTACGCCTTTGCGCTGGCATCGGTCGCCGCGGCGCTGGAGCTTGCCGACGACGGCAGCATCCGCGCCGTGCGCGTGGCGCTGGGTGGCGTGGCGCACAAGCCCTGGCGCCTGCCGGAGGCCGAAGCGCACGTAGTTGGCATGCCGGCGACGCCGCACACCTTTGCGCAACTGGCCGATGCACTGCTACAGGGCGCGCAATCGCAAGGCGAGAACGCCTTCAAGATTCCGCTGGCACACCGCACGATCGTGCGCGCACTCGACGTCGCGCGCGAAGGCACCATCGATAACCGCGGGCGCACCAGCGCGCTGGAGGACTCCCCATGA
- a CDS encoding (2Fe-2S)-binding protein, with protein MNATPAAARDTAPATATTVAPTYPVALRINGQPYQLQLEAWVSLLDLLRDRLDLTGTKKGCDHGQCGACTVLVDGRRINSCLTLAVMQDGADITTVEGLAEGEQLHPLQRAFIAHDAFQCGYCTPGQLCSAVGLINEGQAHDRDQVRELMSGNICRCGAYPQITDAVMEVLGTPSDSSDSADTPWTPGTVPA; from the coding sequence ATGAATGCCACTCCCGCCGCAGCCCGTGACACGGCACCGGCCACTGCCACCACTGTTGCGCCCACCTACCCGGTAGCGCTGCGCATCAATGGTCAGCCTTATCAACTGCAGCTCGAAGCCTGGGTGAGCCTGCTCGACCTGCTGCGCGATCGTCTCGATCTCACCGGCACCAAGAAGGGCTGCGACCACGGTCAATGCGGCGCCTGCACGGTGTTGGTCGATGGCCGTCGCATCAACAGCTGCCTTACTCTGGCGGTGATGCAGGACGGCGCGGACATCACCACCGTCGAAGGCCTGGCCGAAGGCGAACAGCTGCATCCGCTGCAACGCGCCTTCATTGCCCACGATGCCTTCCAGTGCGGCTATTGCACGCCCGGGCAGTTGTGTTCGGCGGTGGGCCTGATCAACGAAGGCCAGGCGCACGATCGTGATCAGGTGCGCGAATTGATGAGCGGCAACATCTGCCGCTGCGGCGCCTATCCGCAGATCACCGATGCGGTGATGGAAGTACTGGGCACACCCTCGGACAGCAGCGACTCGGCCGACACCCCGTGGACTCCAGGGACGGTGCCGGCATGA
- a CDS encoding DUF763 domain-containing protein: MSRRGGSADLPLHGGRVPRWLGERMTRLGTVMCEAIVHTYGRDELLRRLAHPFWFQSFGAVMGMDWHSSGITTSVMGALKRGLTPLSGELGIHVCGGRGRYSRVTPAELLAVGDGVGLDGAALARASRLVAKVDSAAVQDGFDLYLHSFVVSDEGRWVVVQQGMNGQRKQARRYHWLSEGLSSFVDAPHAAIDGPQQGSIVNLADHRAAAAREAQVALLQTLPPDRLAREWQRIDAAQAPVAPAVAQAPVTGDLFAGQGWDPAQQPHLSMPDHHDVRSENVITRRLHASLAAAAECGPADFTALLQVPGVGARTVRSLAMVAEVLHGTPCRFSDPARFSLAHGGKDRHPFPVPTRVFDHTIGVLKQAMQQARLGNEERLQAIARLDAQARRLEASARGPSVEAYIAQERVDAHRYGGRSVFGWEPPVEDHQSLASQAQRKAGQ, translated from the coding sequence ATGAGCCGGCGCGGCGGCAGCGCCGATCTTCCGCTGCATGGTGGGCGTGTGCCGCGCTGGTTGGGCGAGCGGATGACGCGGCTGGGCACGGTGATGTGCGAGGCCATCGTGCACACCTATGGGCGCGACGAATTGTTGCGGCGGCTTGCGCATCCGTTCTGGTTCCAGTCCTTCGGCGCGGTGATGGGGATGGACTGGCATTCCTCCGGCATCACCACCAGCGTGATGGGCGCACTCAAGCGTGGGCTGACGCCGTTGTCGGGCGAACTGGGCATTCATGTCTGCGGTGGGCGTGGGCGATATTCGCGCGTAACGCCTGCCGAGTTGCTGGCAGTGGGCGATGGCGTGGGGCTGGATGGCGCTGCGTTGGCGCGTGCCAGCCGCCTGGTTGCCAAGGTGGACAGCGCCGCGGTGCAGGATGGTTTTGATCTGTATCTGCACAGTTTTGTCGTCAGCGACGAGGGGCGCTGGGTGGTGGTGCAGCAAGGCATGAACGGGCAACGCAAGCAGGCGCGCCGCTATCACTGGTTGTCGGAAGGGCTGAGCAGTTTTGTGGATGCGCCGCACGCGGCGATCGATGGGCCGCAGCAGGGCAGCATCGTCAACCTGGCCGACCATCGCGCCGCTGCCGCGCGTGAGGCGCAGGTGGCGTTATTGCAGACGCTGCCGCCGGATCGCCTTGCCCGCGAATGGCAGCGCATCGACGCCGCGCAGGCGCCGGTTGCGCCTGCTGTAGCGCAAGCACCGGTCACCGGTGACCTGTTTGCAGGCCAGGGCTGGGATCCCGCACAGCAACCGCATCTGAGCATGCCCGACCATCACGACGTGCGCAGCGAGAACGTGATCACCCGCCGGCTGCATGCCAGCCTGGCGGCTGCGGCCGAGTGCGGCCCCGCCGATTTCACCGCGCTGTTGCAGGTGCCGGGCGTGGGTGCGCGCACCGTGCGTTCGCTGGCGATGGTGGCCGAGGTGTTGCATGGCACACCGTGCCGTTTCAGTGACCCGGCGCGGTTTTCGCTTGCCCACGGCGGCAAGGATCGGCATCCGTTTCCGGTGCCCACGCGGGTGTTCGATCACACCATCGGCGTGCTCAAGCAGGCGATGCAGCAGGCCCGGCTTGGCAACGAGGAGCGGCTGCAGGCGATTGCGCGGCTGGATGCGCAGGCACGTCGGCTGGAAGCCAGCGCACGGGGTCCTTCGGTGGAAGCGTATATCGCGCAGGAACGCGTGGATGCGCACCGCTATGGCGGGCGCAGCGTGTTCGGTTGGGAGCCGCCGGTTGAGGATCATCAATCGCTTGCATCGCAGGCGCAGCGCAAGGCAGGCCAATGA
- a CDS encoding GIY-YIG nuclease family protein, whose product MSAQLRRGKVAIDGRCFTYVFPCQWEDHCKIGFSRDPLGRISSLHPRWFAFFDLERGVLVEAERERDARDLELQLRRPLGEHNAPAPMAIRSAAGGHTEWFRGVGQALEVAVAQLEQQGYRVFALQAWLQAAMAQRIDRLYDWSLLQLSQDELDGVTGPTATQQMLRDVLDGYRALELPLQAHLPGVIWDWYCRSA is encoded by the coding sequence ATGAGCGCGCAACTGCGCCGTGGCAAGGTGGCCATCGACGGCCGCTGCTTCACCTATGTGTTCCCTTGCCAGTGGGAAGACCATTGCAAGATCGGCTTTTCGCGCGACCCATTGGGCCGCATCAGCAGCCTGCATCCGCGCTGGTTTGCGTTCTTCGACCTGGAGCGCGGCGTGCTGGTGGAAGCCGAGCGCGAACGCGATGCGCGGGATCTGGAGCTGCAACTGCGCCGGCCCTTAGGTGAGCACAACGCACCGGCGCCAATGGCGATTCGCAGCGCGGCGGGCGGGCACACCGAATGGTTTCGCGGTGTGGGGCAGGCACTCGAGGTGGCCGTGGCGCAGCTGGAACAGCAGGGGTATCGGGTGTTCGCGCTGCAGGCGTGGCTGCAGGCGGCAATGGCCCAGCGGATCGATCGCCTGTACGACTGGTCGCTGTTGCAGTTGAGCCAGGACGAACTCGACGGCGTCACCGGGCCCACCGCAACGCAACAGATGCTGCGCGACGTGCTGGATGGCTACCGCGCATTGGAGCTGCCACTGCAGGCGCATCTGCCCGGCGTGATCTGGGACTGGTACTGCCGCAGCGCATAG
- a CDS encoding cupin domain-containing protein yields MQYATLELNNAFKVLFSLRQVQAAEMVIAPGDREGGPDNRHRGADQWLFVVDGAGEAIVDGHTQALQAGSLIAIERGQAHEIRNTGDTPLKTVNFYHPPAYDAQGEPLPAGEG; encoded by the coding sequence ATGCAGTACGCAACGTTGGAATTGAACAACGCATTCAAGGTGCTGTTTTCGCTGCGCCAGGTGCAGGCGGCAGAAATGGTGATTGCACCGGGTGATCGCGAAGGTGGCCCGGACAATCGCCATCGCGGCGCCGATCAATGGCTGTTCGTGGTGGACGGCGCAGGCGAGGCCATCGTGGATGGTCACACGCAGGCCTTGCAGGCCGGCAGTCTGATCGCGATCGAGCGTGGCCAGGCGCACGAGATTCGCAATACCGGCGACACGCCGCTGAAGACGGTCAACTTCTATCACCCGCCGGCCTACGATGCGCAGGGCGAACCATTGCCGGCAGGCGAAGGCTGA
- the lexA gene encoding transcriptional repressor LexA: MDSLSPKRAAVLAFLQQQAQAGLAPSLAEIAQAFGFASRNAAQKHVQALAEAGLIELVPNRKRGIRVPGGAGPDALLALPVLGRVAAGVPIGADIGLDRQLWLDRSLFALRPDYLLQVQGDSMIDDGILEGDLVGVQRSSDARNGQIVVARVDGEITIKRLERSADAIRLLPRNPAHAPIVVAADADFAIEGVYCGLIRQG, from the coding sequence ATGGATAGTCTCTCTCCCAAGCGCGCCGCCGTGCTGGCGTTCCTGCAGCAGCAGGCCCAGGCCGGCCTGGCACCCAGTCTGGCCGAGATCGCGCAGGCGTTCGGGTTCGCCTCGCGCAATGCGGCGCAAAAGCATGTGCAGGCCCTGGCCGAGGCGGGGTTGATCGAGCTGGTGCCCAACCGCAAGCGCGGCATCCGCGTACCGGGCGGGGCCGGGCCGGATGCGCTGCTGGCGCTGCCCGTGCTGGGCCGGGTGGCGGCCGGTGTGCCGATCGGTGCGGACATTGGCCTGGACCGGCAGCTCTGGCTGGACCGCAGCCTGTTTGCGCTGCGGCCGGATTACCTGCTGCAGGTGCAGGGCGATTCGATGATCGACGACGGCATCCTGGAAGGCGACCTGGTCGGCGTGCAGCGCAGCAGCGACGCGCGCAATGGCCAGATCGTGGTGGCGCGCGTGGATGGCGAGATCACCATCAAGCGGCTGGAGCGCAGCGCCGATGCCATCCGCCTGTTGCCGCGCAATCCGGCGCATGCGCCGATCGTGGTGGCCGCCGATGCCGACTTCGCGATTGAAGGCGTGTACTGCGGCCTGATCCGGCAGGGCTGA
- the imuA gene encoding translesion DNA synthesis-associated protein ImuA: MSEPVPLRQHGNAALAMPLDALLAARTVWRAGHGTATANGGESTGHAALDAVLPDGGWPRRALTELLLPAHGIGEIALLLPTLARMTGAGSRVVLVAPPYVPYAPAWQAGGVALQQLEIVQAEPRDALWAFEQCLRSGACAAVLGWPQTGDARALRRLQVAADSGNCCAFALRDRRHAVNASPAALRLEFLPERDAWQVRKCRGGQVPSQPLRLAH; encoded by the coding sequence ATGAGCGAACCTGTCCCGCTGCGGCAACACGGCAATGCCGCCCTGGCCATGCCGTTGGATGCCTTGCTGGCGGCGCGCACGGTCTGGCGCGCCGGCCACGGCACGGCCACCGCCAATGGCGGCGAATCCACCGGGCATGCCGCGCTGGATGCGGTACTCCCCGATGGCGGCTGGCCGCGCCGCGCGTTGACCGAGCTGCTGTTGCCTGCCCACGGCATCGGCGAAATCGCATTGCTGCTGCCCACGCTGGCGCGCATGACCGGCGCCGGCAGTCGGGTGGTGCTGGTGGCGCCGCCGTACGTGCCGTATGCGCCGGCCTGGCAGGCGGGTGGGGTGGCCTTGCAGCAGCTGGAGATCGTGCAGGCAGAACCGCGCGACGCGCTATGGGCCTTCGAACAATGCCTGCGTAGCGGCGCTTGCGCGGCGGTGCTGGGCTGGCCACAGACCGGCGATGCGCGCGCACTGCGGCGCCTGCAGGTGGCTGCGGACAGCGGCAACTGCTGCGCGTTCGCATTGCGCGATCGTCGCCATGCGGTGAATGCATCGCCGGCGGCGTTGCGGCTGGAATTTCTGCCCGAGCGCGATGCCTGGCAGGTGCGCAAATGCCGCGGCGGCCAGGTGCCGTCGCAGCCGTTGCGGTTGGCGCATTGA
- a CDS encoding Y-family DNA polymerase, giving the protein MLWACILLPQLALDDVLRRREDTQAPLALVEGPAQLRSLHAVNAAAAAAGLKPGMRLSAAHALMAEVQTCDYDPQAEARCQRFLASWAYRHSSLVSQQWGRAIVLEAGASFRLFGPWPRFERRLREELQALGFQHRLALAPTPRAARVLAGLRDGMAVTQLPALQALLDKVPVRRAALPGDAGERLQHMGVRTLAALRALPSEGVRRRFGGALLDHLDRLYGQADDPLECYAPPDHFDQRVELGYEVETHPALLFPLRRLIGDLCTYLSIRDGGVQRFLLRLEHEEGATDVDVGLLTPERAPALLFELARNRLERVEIPRPVVAMRLLAKQLPPFVPAMRDLFDQRAQQSVDWPQLRERLRARLGDEAVYRVLPADDPRPERAWQKAIGDDIREAAAPPRPPRPTWLMPLPVPLHDPHLRIVSGPERLESGWWDDAEARRDYYVVETSRGRRAWVFASPGRTDGWMLHGWFA; this is encoded by the coding sequence ATGTTGTGGGCCTGCATTCTGTTGCCACAGCTGGCACTGGACGATGTGCTGCGGCGTCGCGAAGACACCCAGGCACCGTTGGCGCTGGTGGAAGGGCCAGCGCAGCTGCGCAGCCTGCATGCGGTCAACGCTGCAGCGGCAGCGGCCGGCCTGAAACCGGGCATGCGCCTGTCGGCTGCACACGCGTTGATGGCCGAGGTGCAGACCTGCGATTACGACCCGCAGGCCGAAGCGCGCTGCCAGCGCTTTCTCGCGTCCTGGGCCTACCGGCATAGCTCGCTGGTGAGTCAGCAATGGGGGCGTGCCATCGTGCTGGAGGCGGGTGCCAGCTTCCGCCTGTTCGGGCCATGGCCGCGCTTCGAGCGCCGCCTGCGTGAGGAACTGCAGGCATTGGGTTTCCAGCACCGGCTGGCCTTGGCGCCAACGCCGCGCGCCGCGCGCGTGCTGGCCGGCTTGCGCGATGGCATGGCGGTGACCCAGCTACCCGCGCTGCAGGCCTTGCTCGACAAGGTGCCGGTGCGTCGCGCCGCGTTGCCGGGCGATGCCGGCGAACGCCTGCAGCACATGGGCGTGCGCACATTGGCGGCGTTGCGTGCGCTGCCCAGCGAAGGGGTGCGGCGGCGCTTCGGCGGCGCCTTGCTCGACCATCTCGATCGCCTTTACGGCCAGGCCGACGACCCGCTGGAGTGCTACGCACCACCGGACCATTTCGACCAGCGCGTGGAGCTTGGCTACGAGGTGGAAACACACCCGGCGCTGCTGTTCCCGCTGCGCCGCCTGATCGGCGACCTGTGCACGTACCTGTCGATCCGCGATGGCGGGGTGCAGCGTTTTCTGCTGCGGCTGGAACACGAAGAAGGCGCCACCGATGTCGACGTGGGCCTGCTCACGCCCGAGCGCGCGCCGGCGCTGCTGTTCGAGTTGGCGCGCAACCGCCTGGAGCGCGTGGAGATCCCACGGCCGGTGGTGGCGATGCGCCTGCTGGCCAAACAGTTGCCGCCGTTCGTGCCGGCCATGCGCGACCTGTTCGATCAACGTGCGCAGCAGTCGGTGGACTGGCCGCAGCTGCGCGAACGCCTGCGCGCACGCCTCGGTGATGAAGCGGTGTACCGCGTGCTGCCGGCAGATGACCCGCGCCCGGAGCGCGCCTGGCAGAAGGCCATTGGCGATGACATCCGCGAAGCCGCCGCACCACCGCGCCCACCGCGGCCGACCTGGCTGATGCCGCTCCCGGTGCCGCTGCACGACCCGCATCTGCGCATCGTTTCCGGCCCGGAACGGCTGGAAAGCGGCTGGTGGGACGATGCCGAAGCGCGCCGCGATTATTACGTGGTGGAAACCTCGCGTGGCCGGCGCGCCTGGGTGTTCGCATCGCCCGGCCGCACCGATGGCTGGATGCTGCACGGGTGGTTCGCATGA